One part of the Neodiprion virginianus isolate iyNeoVirg1 chromosome 3, iyNeoVirg1.1, whole genome shotgun sequence genome encodes these proteins:
- the LOC124301407 gene encoding soluble guanylate cyclase 89Da-like isoform X1 translates to MYGMLLESVQHFVQLEYGEDVWNEILESAGIKHSVFNTRQVYPDTVMTDLAATLATCTGQSIDSVMNFFGRCFVRFFSNLGYDCTIKATGRYFCDFLQSVDNIHMQMRFTYPKMKSPSMYITQEDPEGVVLVYRSTRQGFTHYFMGQLFQIAEDIYKMKLDIKVLETSTTVPGSRNVLVKFRIDFDNREYIASRQKKKVPMTRQLPSVPCMVLLRLFPFGVLLNKDMCIIGAGEKLLQVWGGNSSALNKPVTELFKLRRPKGIAFSWANVINLRWVLFELELIRSAENQFKGPVSTTSSETPSTSRGMDRRGSQGSRSILLKGQMRYIEEIKAIIFLCSPLINSLDELPNMGLFLNDLNPHGMSREMVFNGWQHCGRLEMMFERAEQRSEELKHSYMLLDRWKNKSDELLYSMIPQTVADRLRAGESPLSTCETFDSITVLFCELCDFDYSTIEGAMDIVSSMNAVFSCFDSLMDNFNVYKVETVGRVYMAASGAPDKTEHHAKHIADVSLQLITHVRSLKLPSGLDIQIRIGIHSGPAVGGVVGIKVPRYCFFGDTVNTASRMQTTSQPGKVQISPDTKQLLPPGRYRTESRGSVWVKGKGDMETFWLYENEATSDSNDEDLHNPGGVLVTSV, encoded by the exons ATGTACGGAATGCTTTTGGAGAGCGTTCAACACTTCGTTCAG TTGGAATACGGCGAGGATGTGTGGAACGAAATTCTCGAATCGGCGGGCATCAAACACTCTGTTTTCAATACTCGCCAGGTTTATCCTGATACCGTGATGACGGATCTGGCAGCAACTTTGGCCACATGTACTGGACAGTCCATCGACAGTGTGATGAACTTCTTTGGCAGATGTTTCGTCAGGTTTTTCAGCAATCTCGG GTATGACTGCACGATAAAGGCGACAGGTAGATACTTTTGCGACTTCCTACAGAGCGTGGATAACATACACATGCAGATGCGATTTACCTACCCAAAGATGAAGAGTCCCTCTATGTACATCACTCAGGAAGATCCCGAGGGTGTTGTTCTCGTTTACAGAAGTACCAGACAAGGATTCACCCACTATTTCATGG GTCAGTTGTTTCAGATAGCGGAAGACATCTATAAAATGAAGCTTGACATAAAGGTCCTCGAGACCTCGACCACGGTACCAGGATCTCGCAATGTCCTCGTCAAATTTCGCATCGACTTCGACAATCGAGAATAC ATAGCATCTAgacagaaaaagaaagtacCAATGACCCGGCAGCTCCCATCAGTTCCCTGCATGGTACTTCTTCGTCTCTTCCCTTTCGGAGTTCTGCTGAACAAAGACATGTGCATAATAGGCGCCGGGGAAAAACTTCTACAGGTTTGGGGTGGCAATAGCAGTGCGCTCAACAAGCCAGTTACGGAACTCTTCAAGCTGAGGAGGCCAAAGGGCATCGCTTTCAGTTGGGCAAAC GTGATTAATCTCCGATGGGTTTTGTTCGAGTTGGAACTGATTCGATCGGCTGAGAATCAATTCAAGGGCCCCGTCTCGACCACGTCGAGCGAAACACCGAGCACCAGCAGAGGTATGGATCGAAGAGGCAGTCAGGGATCACGCAGCATACTTCTCAAGGGACAAATGAGATACATCGAAGAAATCAAGGCCATCATTTTCCTCTGTAGTCCACT GATCAACAGCTTGGACGAATTACCTAACATGGGATTATTCCTCAATGACCTAAATCCTCACGGAATGAGCAGAGAAATGGTTTTTAATGGGTGGCAACACTGCGGAAG ATTAGAAATGATGTTCGAAAGAGCGGAGCAGAGATCTGAGGAATTGAAGCACAGTTACATGCTCCTAGAtcgttggaaaaataaaagtgacgAACTGCTCTATTCCATGATACCTCAAACGGTTGCCGATCGACTAAGAGCCGGTGAATCTCCACTTAGCACCTGTGAG ACTTTTGACTCGATAACCGTTTTATTCTGCGAACTCTGCGACTTTGATTATTCCACTATTGAAGGAGCCATGGATATCGTCTCCTCCATGAACGCAGTCTTCTCCTGTTTTGACTCATTGATGGACAATTTTAACGTATACAAG GTAGAAACCGTGGGCCGCGTTTACATGGCGGCAAGTGGGGCTCCAGACAAAACGGAACACCATGCCAAACATATCGCAGATGTTTCACTCCAGCTTATAACCCACGTTCGTTCGCTGAAGCTTCCATCCGGTCTCGATATTCAGATTCGAATAG GTATTCATTCGGGTCCAGCCGTCGGTGGAGTCGTAGGGATCAAAGTACCGCGATATTGCTTCTTCGGAGACACGGTCAACACGGCGTCAAGAATGCAGACAACTAGTCAG CCGGGAAAAGTGCAAATTTCACCCGACACCAAGCAGCTTTTGCCACCGGGTCGTTACAGGACAGAATCACGAGGCAGCGTATGGGTGAAA GGCAAAGGTGACATGGAGACTTTCTGGTTGTACGAAAATGAAGCGACGTCGGATTCGAATGACGAAGACTTGCACAATCCTGGTGGCGTTCTAGTCACTAGTGTATGA